The stretch of DNA GCAGCTTCTTCTGAGCGATCAGATCATGAATCTTGTCGTGCAGAACGGTGGCATCCGGCCCGCCCATGATCTTGCCTTTGGGCTCGAGGATCACCACGCCGCCTTGCTCGCGTTCGGTCAGCTTCATTCGCCTGTTCCTTGCTGCTGGTCTGCCTGTTTGCCGGCCTCCATGGACTCCGGCAGAGCGCTGGAGGCATTTATAGGCGACCAATATACCGATTCCAACCCGGCGAGGCCATGTTTTTCGCGCCCTCTCCGGGCTGGGCCCTCGGCGCGAAGCGCGGCGGGATCAGTGGGAAAAGAGGTGGCGGAGCTTCTGGATGACGGTGGCGTCCGCGACCGGGGAGACCGCCGTCTCGGCAACGGCCGCCGGGGCCGTCAGCGCAGCCGATCGGCCGGGCGCCAGCACCTCACCGACCGGGATCACCGGCAGGAGCCCGATGGCCAATGCCGTGAAAATCAGAATGAGTCTGATGCGCGGTGTCCGTCTGTCCATGACGAAAACGATTTCCCCCGGCCGTAATCTATCACCCGGCGCGGATTTTGGAAAGGGCTTGCCTAGCCTGGGTTCCGCTCCCGTCCGGCACGATTGGACAGGTGGAAGGAGAGAAACTCCAGTTCCATCGCCATGTTCTCGGTGCGCACGATCACGTCCGGCGGCACCTTGAGGTTGACCTGAGCGAAATTGAGGAACGCTTTGATGCCGGCGCTGACCGCCAGGTCGCAGACCGATTGCGCCACCGACGCGGGCACCGCCAGGATGATCATCGAGAGTTTCCGCTTCTTGATTTCGGCCGGGAGGTCCTTGATGTCGGCGATCACCACGCCCTTGTGGTTGGAGCCGATCTTGCGCTGATCGTTGTCAAACAGCGCCCGGATGGTGAATCCCTGTTTCTGAAATTCCTTATAGGAGACCAGGGCGGAGCCGAGGTGGCCGACACCGACGATGCCGACATTCCATTCCCGGTCCAGGCCGAGGATGCGTCCAATGCGGGCGCGCAATTCGCGAGCGGGGTAGCCCAGGCCGCGGGTGCCGAAGGAGCCGAAGGCCGACAGGTCCTTGCGCACCTGCGCCGGCGTGAGTTTTTCCCGTTCCGCCAGATCGCGCGAGCTGACGGTATGGTACCCTTCCGCCTCCAGCGCGCCGAGCGCGCGGTAATAGACGGAGAGGCGCCGAATGGTCGATTCGGAGATCCGCCGCCGGGCAAAGGCGGCGACCATTTCCATGTCGCTGGACGATCGTCTCGGGGTCATGCTCCTCCGTCCCGCTCCTGGCGGCGCCCGGCCGGGGGGCGTACAGGTCGTCCGCCCCGGGCTTGTCGGACGTCCTCGCTCAGCGCGTTCCGCTCTCCGCTTTGGATTGAAAGGTCGCCTGCGCCGCGGCCAGACGCGCGATCGGAACGCGGTACGGCGAACAACTCACATACGACAAACCCAGCGAATGACAGAACGTGATCGTCTGCGGATCGCCGCCGTGCTCGCCGCAGATGCCGACCGAGAGGCGGCTGTTGGCGGCGCGGCCACGCTCGGCCGCCAGACGCACCAGGAAGCCGACGCCCTTTTCGTCGAGCGTGACGAAAGGGTCATGGGCGTAGATGCCTTTTTCGATATACAGCCCCATGAACTTCCCGGCATCGTCGCGCGACAGGCCAAGCGTCATCTGCGTCAGATCGTTGGTGCCAAAACTGAAGAAGTCGGCGGCGCCGGCGATCTCGTCGGCGACGATCGCCGCGCGCGGTATCTCGATCATCGTGCCGACTTTGTACTCGACCCGCTGTTTGCGCTTCCTGAAGACATCCTCGGCGACCGCGTCGATGATCTCGCGCTGGTGGCGCAGTTCTTCGACCGTGCCGACCAGCGGCACCATCACCTCGGGATGCACCGGAATGTTCTCCTTGGCCAGGTCGCAGGCGGCGGTAAAGATGGCCCGCGCCTGCATCTCGGTGATCTCGGGGAAGGCGATCCCCAGACGGCAGCCGCGGTGGCCCAGCATCGGATTGACCTCATGCAGCTGGTCGATCCGCTGGAGGATCTTCTCCTTGAGCGCAATCTGCTCGCGCATGTGCAGTGACTCTTCGTAGGAGACCTCGTCCTCCTTGGCCTTCAGCGCCGCGATCTCGGTTTTCAACTCCTCCTTGGAGGGCAGAAACTCATGCAGCGGCGGATCGAGGGTGCGGATGGTCACCGGGCGGCCGTTCATCGCGCGGAAGATGCCCTTGAAGTCGTTGCGCTGGAAGGGCAGGAGTTTGTTGAGCGCCAGTTGGCGTTCCTCGGCGGTGTCGGCGAGGATCATGCGCTGGATGTGCGGGAGCCGCTCGGGCGCAAAGAACATGTGCTCGGTGCGGCACAGGCCGATCCCCTCGGCGCCGAACTTGACCGCTTGCTCGGCGTCCTCGGGCGTGTCGGCGTTGGTGCGCACGCCCAGTTTACGGACCTCATCGGCCCAGGACATCAGCGTGACGAATTCCTCGGTCGGTTCGGGCTCGATGGTCGGGACCTCGCCCAGCAGAACGGTGCCCGAGGTGCCATCGAGGGTGATGATCTGCCGCTCGCGGATGGTCACGCCGGCGGCGGTGAAGGTCTTGCGTTCTTCGTTGACGCGCACGGTCTCGGCGCCGGCAACGCAGACTTTGCCCATGCCGCGCGCGACCACCGCCGCATGCGACGTCATCCCGCCCTTGGTGGTGAGGATGCCGACCGCCGCCGCCATGCCCTGAATGTCGTCGGGATTGGTCTCGGGCCGGACCAGGATGACCTTCTCCCCCTTGCCGGCCATCACCACGGCGTCTTGCGCGTTGAAGACCACTTTGCCGGAGGCGGCGCCGGGTGAGGCGGCCAGCCCCTTGGCGATCGGGGTGACTTCGGCGTTGGGGTCCAGGCGCGGGTGCAGCAACTGGTCCAGATCGGCGGGCTGAATGCGCAGCAGCGCCTCTTCCTTGGTGATCAATCCCTCGCCGACCATGTCGACGGCGAACTTGACCGCCGCCTGCGCGGTGCGCTTGCCGGTGCGGGTCTGCAGCATGTAGAGTTCGCCGTTCTGGATGGTGAACTCAAAATCCTGGACATCGCGGTAGTGCTGCTCCAGACGGGTGGTGATTTCGCGCAGTTTGGCGTAGGCCTGCGGCATCACGTCCTTGAGCTCGGAGATCGGACGCGGGGTGCGTGTGCCGGCCACCACATCCTCGCCCTGGGCATTGGTGAGGAACTCACCGTAGAATTCCTTGGCGCCGGTCGAGGGGTTGCGGGTGAAACCGACGCCGGTGGCGCAGTCTTCACCCATGTTGCCGAAGACCATTGCCTGCACGTTGACCGCGGTGCCCAGGTCGGCCGGGATACCGTTGAGTTTGCGGTAGGTGATGGCGCGTGGATTGTTCCACGACTTGAAGACCGCCTCGATCGCGAGGTGGAGCTGGACCCAGGGATCCTCGGGGAAGGGCTCGCGCGTGTGGCGCTGGATGATCTTTTTGTAGGCCGCGACGATTTCCTTGAGATGCTCGGGGGTCAACGACGAGTCGCGCTTAACCCGGCTGGCTTTCTTGCGCTCCTCGATCACCGCCTCGAAGACATCCTTGTCGATGCCGAGCACCACGTTGCCGAACATGGCGATGAAGCGGCGGTAGGAATCGTAGGCGAAGCGCGGGTTGTCGGTCTCGTCGATGATGGCCTTCAGCGTCTTGTCGTTGAGGCCGAGATTGAGGATGGTGTCCATCATCCCCGGCATGGAGAACTTGGCGCCCGAGCGCACCGAGACCAAAAGCGGCTTTTCGGCGCCGCCAAACTTGCGGCCCATCACCTTTTCGAGGCGATGGACATACTCCTTGATCGCCGGCTTGAGCGCCTGCGGCATGCGCATACGGTTCGCGTAGAACTGATTGCACATGTAGGTCGGAATGGTAAACCCGGGCGGGACCGGCAGACCAGCCTTGGCCATGCCGGCCAGACCGGCGCCCTTGCCGCCGAGGATATCCTTCATTGTGGGATCGCCCTCGGTCTCGTTCGGGGCGAAGAAGTAGATCAGCTGGCCGCCCGGGGGAATCTGCGCCGCCTCGGCGGAGATCCGCTCTTCCGGCGGCGGGATCGAGACCCGTGTGCGCGGCCGCACACTGGGGCTGAACAACGGTTCATCGGGGGGTTCGACCACCGGCGCCGACACCGCGGGCTTGGTCGTCTTCGCCGACTTTTTGGATTTCGAATCGGATTTCATGGCTTTGCTCGTTGCACGCGCCGGATGCGAATCACGGACGCGCGGCTTGGCCTTGGTCTTGGAACGAGATGACGAGGTGGTCTTGCCCTTTTTCACCATGGTGGTCCTCCCAGTGGAGGGGGCTGAAACAAAAGCACCAACCCCGCCCGCGACGAATCGTAAGTCATTGGTCAACAACGACCTTACCGCCAGGCCGCGACCGGGATTGCCGCGCAAAGTACGGTGCAAGCGATGATCTTGGCAAGGGGTTTTACAAAGCGAAAGCAGGCCTTGATGGAGGCCTGCTTTCGTGAATCCGGGCCGACCTGGCACGTGATGCAACTACATGGTGAAGAGCCGTTCCCCCGAAAGGATCTTATCGATCATGCGGATGGTCTTTTCGACCGGCGAGTGCATGATGTCGTGCGTGTTGAAGGTGCTCTTGGTGAAATACTTCTTAGGGAGTCCATCGGGGATTTCGGTCGGCTTCTTACCCTTGGGGGCGGCATTCATCGTGACTTTCACGATCGGCGCGTTCTTCGCCGGTTTGGCCCCTTTGTCCTTGGGCCCATTCTTGATGGTCACCCTTGCCATCTTCGGCTTGCCTTCCGGTCTGGCGTTCTCGCTTGACA from bacterium encodes:
- a CDS encoding redox-sensing transcriptional repressor Rex; protein product: MTPRRSSSDMEMVAAFARRRISESTIRRLSVYYRALGALEAEGYHTVSSRDLAEREKLTPAQVRKDLSAFGSFGTRGLGYPARELRARIGRILGLDREWNVGIVGVGHLGSALVSYKEFQKQGFTIRALFDNDQRKIGSNHKGVVIADIKDLPAEIKKRKLSMIILAVPASVAQSVCDLAVSAGIKAFLNFAQVNLKVPPDVIVRTENMAMELEFLSFHLSNRAGRERNPG
- the ppdK gene encoding pyruvate, phosphate dikinase is translated as MVKKGKTTSSSRSKTKAKPRVRDSHPARATSKAMKSDSKSKKSAKTTKPAVSAPVVEPPDEPLFSPSVRPRTRVSIPPPEERISAEAAQIPPGGQLIYFFAPNETEGDPTMKDILGGKGAGLAGMAKAGLPVPPGFTIPTYMCNQFYANRMRMPQALKPAIKEYVHRLEKVMGRKFGGAEKPLLVSVRSGAKFSMPGMMDTILNLGLNDKTLKAIIDETDNPRFAYDSYRRFIAMFGNVVLGIDKDVFEAVIEERKKASRVKRDSSLTPEHLKEIVAAYKKIIQRHTREPFPEDPWVQLHLAIEAVFKSWNNPRAITYRKLNGIPADLGTAVNVQAMVFGNMGEDCATGVGFTRNPSTGAKEFYGEFLTNAQGEDVVAGTRTPRPISELKDVMPQAYAKLREITTRLEQHYRDVQDFEFTIQNGELYMLQTRTGKRTAQAAVKFAVDMVGEGLITKEEALLRIQPADLDQLLHPRLDPNAEVTPIAKGLAASPGAASGKVVFNAQDAVVMAGKGEKVILVRPETNPDDIQGMAAAVGILTTKGGMTSHAAVVARGMGKVCVAGAETVRVNEERKTFTAAGVTIRERQIITLDGTSGTVLLGEVPTIEPEPTEEFVTLMSWADEVRKLGVRTNADTPEDAEQAVKFGAEGIGLCRTEHMFFAPERLPHIQRMILADTAEERQLALNKLLPFQRNDFKGIFRAMNGRPVTIRTLDPPLHEFLPSKEELKTEIAALKAKEDEVSYEESLHMREQIALKEKILQRIDQLHEVNPMLGHRGCRLGIAFPEITEMQARAIFTAACDLAKENIPVHPEVMVPLVGTVEELRHQREIIDAVAEDVFRKRKQRVEYKVGTMIEIPRAAIVADEIAGAADFFSFGTNDLTQMTLGLSRDDAGKFMGLYIEKGIYAHDPFVTLDEKGVGFLVRLAAERGRAANSRLSVGICGEHGGDPQTITFCHSLGLSYVSCSPYRVPIARLAAAQATFQSKAESGTR